The proteins below come from a single Myripristis murdjan chromosome 10, fMyrMur1.1, whole genome shotgun sequence genomic window:
- the kdm3b gene encoding lysine-specific demethylase 3B isoform X2, translating to MGDSLELIGKRLLLLLNDGRSTTGSEPEQAVLTRDWLRGTVRAVSVIGLAAPEVSGAEATTTTTAAAGLTVFVEFESPVQRCSWVQVYGEGVRAVLVEDSIVWANRSDSTGTAGTPASTTAWPALAFRSLVDRVGLGSLVPVEFFGNKTFDFLPDNKSVQRFEVDKDIRHSLLLEQPSLQAAISSWHSDFELQEIFRKGSYTIQGRRVRVYQPEFEECWALGLVSQHDPVSHIMEITMEKGDENQMVDPRVIHVMLTEELGKNGRRRKESETGKADSGRRRRTASEGEDDMNLKRFKGAGEAGTEGQNCGDSNKASVEGMVMWGGEAGGSERVSSTSKNGSSSEGSFPQGRVASPNTNSSLQMEQSNAPSPRYPVHIKENGRLLSTVGAADSTNAVTHTPTPPPLKPAPSPFSNTSFPSLGQMPSLVPGAPASKASPAPLPDREEPSQSAYPRTAALVSPGPVTISSSSHGSGPSVALSASVGFSPKSSNWGNQTEGSKGFRVPQAIPASAPVFGDVTSQTNGAPATTTASQDNSRPFGFGFGGAKNETQSQQDQNLFFQCMSQNPGPNPSPGPGQTQSKDTNYFTAVSESLSKEPPSLFKPATSAEGLKKPVGAPSTGLFGSTTASTIAPHKEQPKVPESHPTGNGVLSKPFGGGMSGGGLRGSNLSIGGLTASTGAQGAAKRSGSNGTSAGSLGLLSGAKTSDSHQNLFLQASQEPSNPFLAYGDKNPHTSFAGLSGTESQAPGPASDSKPNLFTMAEPPKGILSSPFTPLSASGSPSSSSSPGPALGQRSQSEGTKPKEEQESGERPTSTSGFPLFGSPGPGGTEEVPTSFDQSQTQKFTLEERGQASKRDSDSSSNSDLSDLSENEEGPERGQIPGGPPGPSKDGAMLQKNKASGTAKSRPRNKPFKVGQSVLKDQTKVRRLKQSGESFLQDGSCINVAPHLHKCRECRLERYRKYRNTDDDTDEDDDPNVACRFFHFRRLAFTRKGVLRVEGFLSPQQSDSMAMGLWLPAPAVQEGLDLDTSKYILANVGDQFCQLVMSEKEAMMMVEPHQKVAWKRAVRGVREMCDVCETTLFNIHWVCRKCGFGVCLDCYRLRRNRPREDVDEGPEDEVFSWLKCAKGQPHEPQNLMPTQIIPGAALYNIGDMVHSARGKWGIKANCPCTSRHTKPLVRPSAPNGISQQSTASSGSGLGAPASSVGAAPKQEGESSAIKTEPTQIATSTDIGGGEIAESTSGTSAPGNVSQSSAKDSRSSGEGNSSALHWLADLATQKAKDDTKESGSLRSMMSRDSRPPFGLDSLSALSKPSASSPKLFNSLLLGSSMAQPKPEGSSLRDLLNSGPGRLPQGPGESGVPFPSVFTSTGGDKLKGSLPNFLDHIIASVVETKKAEGRRTGAAEGGELGVLGGRRDGVMGLSVLDPHTSHSWLCDGRLLCLQDPGNSNNWKIFRECWKQGQPVLVSGIHKRLKGNLWRPEAFSEEFGDQDVDLVNCRNCAIISDVKVRDFWDGFQVISKRLQDNEGQPMVLKLKDWPPGEDFRDMMPTRFEDLMDNLPLPEYTKRDGRLNLAARLPNFFVRPDLGPKMYNAYGLISTEDRKVGTTNLHLDVSDAVNVMVYVGIPQGETDHEQEADIAGRKEVITTIEEGDVDEMTKRRVYEAKEKPGALWHIYAAKDAEKIRELLRKVGEEQGQENPPDHDPIHDQSWYLDQVLRRRLYEEYGVQGWAIVQFLGDAVFIPAGAPHQVHNLYSCIKVAEDFVSPEHVKHCFRLTQEFRHLSTTHSNHEDKLQVKNIIYHAVKDAVGTLKAHEPKLARP from the exons ATGGGGGACTCTCTCGAGTTGATAGGGAAGCGTCTGCTTTTGCTCCTAAATGACGGCCGGTCTACGACTGGATCCGAGCCGGAGCAGGCCGTCTTGACCCGGGACTGGCTCCGGGGGACTGTGCGGGCGGTCAGCGTCATCGGCCTCGCCGCCCCCGAGGTTAGCGGAGCGGAGGcgacaacaacaaccacagcagctGCGGGCTTGACG GTATTTGTGGAGTTTGAGAGTCCTGTGCAGCGGTGTTCTTGGGTACAGGTGTATGGAGAAGGAGTGAGAGCTGTGTTGGTGGAAGACTCCATCGTTTGGGCCAACCGGAGTGACAGTACTGGGACTGCAGGAACCCCAGCATCAACCACTGCTTGGCCTGCTCTG GCTTTCCGCTCCCTAGTCGACAGAGTGGGATTGGGATCTCTGGTTCCAGTTGAGTTTTTTGGAAACAAGACTTTTGATTTCCTCCCTGACAATAAGTCTGTCCAGAGGTTTGAG GTGGATAAAGACATAAGACACTCCTTGCTGCTGGAGCAGCCCTCCCTGCAGGCTGCCATCTCCAGCTGGCACAGTGACTTTGAGCTGCAAGAAATCTTCAGGAAGG GTTCCTACACCATTCAAGGACGGAGGGTTCGCGTGTACCAGCCAGAGTTTGAGGAGTGCTGGGCCTTGGGACTAGTCTCTCAGCACGACCCTGTATCGCACATCATGGAAATCACCATGGAAAAG GGAGATGAAAATCAGATGGTAGATCCCCGCGTGATCCATGTAATgctcacagaggag CTTGGTAAAAATGGTCGACGCAGAAAAGAGAGCGAAACAGGAAAGGCTGATAGTGGACGTAGGCGTAGGACTGCCTCTGAGGGTGAGGATGACATGAACTTGAAACGTTTCAAAGGTGCAGGAGAGGCGGGAACTGAGGGACAAAACTGTGGCGATTCCAACAAAGCCTCTGTGGAAGGGATGGTGATGTGGGGAGGAGAGGCTGGTGGAAGCGAAAGAGTCAGCAGCACCTCCAAAAATGGAAGCTCTTCAGAAGGATCTTTTCCTCAAGGCAGAGTGGCATCCCCCAACACCAATTCCTCACTCCAGATGGAACAATCAAATGCTCCTTCTCCTCGTTACCCTGTCCACATCAAGGAAAACGGACGCTTGCTCTCAACAGTGGGGGCTGCGGACTCCACCAACGCTGTCACTCATactcccacccctcctcccctcaaaCCAGCCCCCTCTCCCTTCTCCAACACATCTTTCCCCTCACTAGGTCAGATGCCAAGCCTGGTCCCTGGAGCTCCTGCCTCGAAGGCCTCCCCAGCCCCCCTGCCAGACAGAGAGGAGCCATCCCAGTCAGCCTACCCTAGAACAGCTGCTCTTGTGTCCCCGGGGCCTGTCACCATCTCCTCATCTTCTCATGGCAGTGGCCCCAGTGTGGCACTTTCAGCCTCTGTGGGTTTCAGCCCTAAATCCTCCAACTGGGGAAACCAGACTGAG GGTTCCAAGGGTTTCCGTGTGCCTCAGGCCATCCCTGCTAGTGCTCCAGTATTTGGAGATGTTACCTCCCAGACCAATGGAGCCCCTGCTACCACCACAGCTTCCCAGGACAACTCCCGGCCctttggctttggctttggAGGGGCAAAGAATGAGACACAATCCCAGCAAGACCAAAACTTGTTTTTCCAGTGTATGTCCCAGAACCCTGGCCCCAACCCAAGTCCAGGTCCTGGTCAGACCCAGTCCAAGGACACCAACTACTTCACTGCAGTGTCAGAGAGCCTTAGTAAAGAGCCCCCAAGCTTGTTCAAGCCTGCGACCTCCGCTGAAGGGCTGAAAAAGCCTGTGGGGGCGCCCTCAACTGGACTTTTTGGGTCGACAACAGCCTCAACTATAGCACCCCACAAAGAGCAGCCCAAAGTGCCTGAGAGCCATCCAACAGGAAATGGTGTGCTCAGCAAGCCATTTGGAGGAGGCATGAGTGGAGGGGGGTTGAGGGGCTCAAACCTGAGTATAGGGGGTCTCACTGCATCCACTGGAGCCCAAGGTGCTGCTAAGAGGAGCGGCAGTAACGGAACTTCTGCCGGGAGCTTAGGACTGCTGTCTGGTGCAAAGACTTCAGACAGCCACCAGAATCTGTTCCTCCAGGCCTCACAAGAACCTTCAAACCCCTTCCTGGCATATGGAGACAAAAACCCTCATACCTCCTTTGCTGGCCTGTCTGGGACTGAGTCACAAGCTCCAGGCCCTGCCTCAGACAGCAAACCAAATCTGTTTACTATGGCAGAGCCACCTAAAGGGATCCTGTCTTCCCCTTTTACACCCCTCTCAGCAAGTGGTTCCCCCAGCTCTTCCTCATCTCCAGGCCCTGCCttaggtcagaggtcacagagtGAAGGGACTAAACccaaggaggagcaggaaagTGGGGAGAGGCCTACATCCACCTCAGGCTTCCCCCTATTTGGAAGCCCCGGCCCTGGTGGAACTGAAGAGGTGCCAACATCTTTTGACCAGAGCCAGACACAGAAGTTTACTCTGGAAGAAAGGGGGCAGGCATCCAAGCGTGACTCTGACTCCAGCAGCAACAGCGACCTGTCAGATCTAAGTGAGAATGAGGAGGGCCCGGAGAGAGGCCAGATCCCAGGAGGACCACCAGGCCCTTCCAAGGATGGGGCGATGCTGCAGAAGAATAAAGCCTCTGGGACTGCCAAGAGCCGGCCACGTAACAAACCTTTCAAAG TGGGCCAGTCAGTGTTAAAAGACCAGACCAAGGTGCGTCGCCTGAAGCAGTCTGGTGAGTCTTTCCTGCAGGATGGCTCCTGCATCAACGTGGCCCCTCACTTACACAAGTGCCGGGAGTGCCGTCTGGAGCGCTACCGTAAATACCGAAATACAGATGACGATACAGACGAAGACGACGATCCTAATGTGGCGTGTCGTTTCTTCCACTTCCGCAG GCTGGCGTTCACACGTAAAGGTGTGTTGCGTGTGGAAGGCTTCCTCAGTCCCCAGCAGAGCGACTCCATGGCCATGGGGCTGTGGCTCCCAGCACCAGCTGTCCAGGAGGGTCTGGATCTGGATACATCCAAGTACATCCTGGCCAATGTGGGAGACCAGTTCTGCCAGTTGGTCATGTCTGAGAAGGAGGCCATGATGATGGTGGAGCCACACC AGAAAGTGGCGTGGAAACGTGCTGTGCGGGGTGTCAGGGAAATGTGTGACGTGTGTGAGACCACCCTGTTCAACATCCATTGGGTGTGTCGCAAGTGTGGCTTTGGAGTGTGTCTGGACTGCTACCGGCTCCGCAGGAATAGGCCTCGGGAGG ATGTAGATGAGGGTCCAGAGGATGAGGTCTTCTCTTGGTTGAAGTGTGCCAAAGGCCAACCTCACGAGCCACAGAACCTCATGCCGACACAGATTATACCTGGGGCAG CTCTCTACAATATAGGCGATATGGTGCACTCAGCTAGAGGCAAGTGGGGTATTAAGGCCAATTGCCCCTGTACCAGTCGACACACCAAGCCTCTAGTGCGCCCTAGTGCCCCCAATGGTATTTCACAG CAGTCAACAGCAAGCAGTGGCAGTGGCCTGGGAGCTCCAGCCTCTAGTGTCGGCGCTGCTCCCAAACAAGAGGGGGAATCATCAGCAATTAAAACAGAACCTACACAAATAGCAACATCAACAGACATTGGGGGTGGTGAAATTGCAGAAAGCACCAGTGGTACAAGTGCCCCAGGTAACGTCTCTCAGTCCTCTGCCAAGGATTCACGCTCCTCAGGAGAGGGCAacagctctgctctgcactggcTGGCAGACTTGGCCACACAGAAAGCCAAGGATGACACAAAAG AATCTGGTTCGCTCCGCTCGATGATGAGTCGAGACAGTCGGCCACCGTTTGGCCTGGACTCTCTCAGTGCCCTATCAAAACCCTCTGCTTCCAGCCCTAAGCTGTTTAACAGCCTGCTACTGGGCTCCAGCATGGCCCAGCCCAAGCCTGAGGGTTCCAGTCTCCGGGACCTGCTGAACTCTGGCCCTGGCAGGCTCCCCCAGGGTCCCGGAGAGAGTGGTGTACCCTTCCCTTCTGTCTTTACCTCAACAGGC GGTGACAAACTGAAGGGCAGCCTCCCCAACTTTCTGGATCACATCATTGCCTCCGTGGTGGAGACCAAAAAGGCTGAGGGGCGTCGCACGGGAGCCGCTGAGGGTGGTGAGCTTGGTGTACTGGGGGGCCGCAGGGACGGAGTGATGGGTCTCAGTGTTCTGGACCCACATACCTCCCACTCCTGGCTCTGTGATGGAAGACTCCTTTGCCTACAGGATCCCGGCAACAGCAACAACTGGAAGATCTTCAGAGAGTGCTGGAAGCAGGGACAA CCTGTTTTAGTGTCAGGGATACATAAACGTCTAAAAGGTAACTTGTGGCGGCCTGAGGCCTTCAGTGAGGAGTTTGGAGACCAGGATGTAGACCTCGTCAACTGTAGAAACTGTGCCATCATCTCTGATGTCAAGGTGCGAGACTTCTGGGACGGATTTCAGGTCATCTCCA AGCGACTGCAGGATAATGAAGGCCAACCCATGGTGTTGAAATTAAAGGACTGGCCTCCAGGAGAAGACTTCAGGGACATGATGCCCACACG GTTTGAGGATCTAATGGATAACCTCCCCTTGCCAGAGTACACAAAAAGAGATGGCCGTCTAAATCTGGCAGCCCGTTTGCCCAACTTTTTTGTGCGTCCTGACCTGGGGCCTAAGATGTACAACGCCTatg GCCTGATCTCGACTGAGGACAGGAAGGTGGGCACCACTAACCTCCATCTGGATGTGTCTGATGCCGTCAATGTCATGGTCTACGTAGGCATCCCTCAAGGAGAGACAGACCATGAGCAGG AGGCAGATATCGCTGGACGCAAAG AGGTCATAACCACCATTGAGGAGGGTGATGTTGATGAAATGACGAAGAGGCGGGTGTACGAGGCAAAGGAGAAACCTGGAGCACTTTGGCACATCTATGCTGCCAAGGATGCTGAGAAGATCAGAGAACTGCTCCGCAAG GTTGGAGAGGAGCAGGGTCAGGAGAACCCTCCGGACCATGACCCCATCCACGACCAGAGCTGGTACCTGGACCAGGTGCTCCGCCGCAGGCTGTATGAAGAATACGGTGTCCAAGGCTGGGCCATTGTACAATTCTTAGGCGATGCTGTCTTTATCCCTGCCGGGGCTCCACACCAG GTCCACAACCTTTACAGCTGTATCAAGGTGGCGGAGGACTTTGTATCCCCAGAGCATGTGAAGCACTGTTTCAGACTGACCCAGGAGTTCAGACACCTGTCCACCACTCACTCCAACCACGAGGACAAGCTACAG GTGAAGAACATCATTTATCATGCAGTGAAGGACGCTGTTGGGACACTGAAGGCTCATGAACCTAAACTAGCACGCCCTTAG
- the kdm3b gene encoding lysine-specific demethylase 3B isoform X4, producing MGDSLELIGKRLLLLLNDGRSTTGSEPEQAVLTRDWLRGTVRAVSVIGLAAPEVSGAEATTTTTAAAGLTVFVEFESPVQRCSWVQVYGEGVRAVLVEDSIVWANRSDSTGTAGTPASTTAWPALAFRSLVDRVGLGSLVPVEFFGNKTFDFLPDNKSVQRFEVDKDIRHSLLLEQPSLQAAISSWHSDFELQEIFRKGSYTIQGRRVRVYQPEFEECWALGLVSQHDPVSHIMEITMEKGDENQMVDPRVIHVMLTEEELGKNGRRRKESETGKADSGRRRRTASEGEDDMNLKRFKGAGEAGTEGQNCGDSNKASVEGMVMWGGEAGGSERVSSTSKNGSSSEGSFPQGRVASPNTNSSLQMEQSNAPSPRYPVHIKENGRLLSTVGAADSTNAVTHTPTPPPLKPAPSPFSNTSFPSLGQMPSLVPGAPASKASPAPLPDREEPSQSAYPRTAALVSPGPVTISSSSHGSGPSVALSASVGFSPKSSNWGNQTEGSKGFRVPQAIPASAPVFGDVTSQTNGAPATTTASQDNSRPFGFGFGGAKNETQSQQDQNLFFQCMSQNPGPNPSPGPGQTQSKDTNYFTAVSESLSKEPPSLFKPATSAEGLKKPVGAPSTGLFGSTTASTIAPHKEQPKVPESHPTGNGVLSKPFGGGMSGGGLRGSNLSIGGLTASTGAQGAAKRSGSNGTSAGSLGLLSGAKTSDSHQNLFLQASQEPSNPFLAYGDKNPHTSFAGLSGTESQAPGPASDSKPNLFTMAEPPKGILSSPFTPLSASGSPSSSSSPGPALGQRSQSEGTKPKEEQESGERPTSTSGFPLFGSPGPGGTEEVPTSFDQSQTQKFTLEERGQASKRDSDSSSNSDLSDLSENEEGPERGQIPGGPPGPSKDGAMLQKNKASGTAKSRPRNKPFKVGQSVLKDQTKVRRLKQSGESFLQDGSCINVAPHLHKCRECRLERYRKYRNTDDDTDEDDDPNVACRFFHFRRLAFTRKGVLRVEGFLSPQQSDSMAMGLWLPAPAVQEGLDLDTSKYILANVGDQFCQLVMSEKEAMMMVEPHQKVAWKRAVRGVREMCDVCETTLFNIHWVCRKCGFGVCLDCYRLRRNRPREDVDEGPEDEVFSWLKCAKGQPHEPQNLMPTQIIPGAALYNIGDMVHSARGKWGIKANCPCTSRHTKPLVRPSAPNGISQQSTASSGSGLGAPASSVGAAPKQEGESSAIKTEPTQIATSTDIGGGEIAESTSGTSAPGNVSQSSAKDSRSSGEGNSSALHWLADLATQKAKDDTKESGSLRSMMSRDSRPPFGLDSLSALSKPSASSPKLFNSLLLGSSMAQPKPEGSSLRDLLNSGPGRLPQGPGESGVPFPSVFTSTGGDKLKGSLPNFLDHIIASVVETKKAEGRRTGAAEGGELGVLGGRRDGVMGLSVLDPHTSHSWLCDGRLLCLQDPGNSNNWKIFRECWKQGQPVLVSGIHKRLKGNLWRPEAFSEEFGDQDVDLVNCRNCAIISDVKVRDFWDGFQVISKRLQDNEGQPMVLKLKDWPPGEDFRDMMPTRFEDLMDNLPLPEYTKRDGRLNLAARLPNFFVRPDLGPKMYNAYGLISTEDRKVGTTNLHLDVSDAVNVMVYVGIPQGETDHEQEVITTIEEGDVDEMTKRRVYEAKEKPGALWHIYAAKDAEKIRELLRKVGEEQGQENPPDHDPIHDQSWYLDQVLRRRLYEEYGVQGWAIVQFLGDAVFIPAGAPHQVHNLYSCIKVAEDFVSPEHVKHCFRLTQEFRHLSTTHSNHEDKLQVKNIIYHAVKDAVGTLKAHEPKLARP from the exons ATGGGGGACTCTCTCGAGTTGATAGGGAAGCGTCTGCTTTTGCTCCTAAATGACGGCCGGTCTACGACTGGATCCGAGCCGGAGCAGGCCGTCTTGACCCGGGACTGGCTCCGGGGGACTGTGCGGGCGGTCAGCGTCATCGGCCTCGCCGCCCCCGAGGTTAGCGGAGCGGAGGcgacaacaacaaccacagcagctGCGGGCTTGACG GTATTTGTGGAGTTTGAGAGTCCTGTGCAGCGGTGTTCTTGGGTACAGGTGTATGGAGAAGGAGTGAGAGCTGTGTTGGTGGAAGACTCCATCGTTTGGGCCAACCGGAGTGACAGTACTGGGACTGCAGGAACCCCAGCATCAACCACTGCTTGGCCTGCTCTG GCTTTCCGCTCCCTAGTCGACAGAGTGGGATTGGGATCTCTGGTTCCAGTTGAGTTTTTTGGAAACAAGACTTTTGATTTCCTCCCTGACAATAAGTCTGTCCAGAGGTTTGAG GTGGATAAAGACATAAGACACTCCTTGCTGCTGGAGCAGCCCTCCCTGCAGGCTGCCATCTCCAGCTGGCACAGTGACTTTGAGCTGCAAGAAATCTTCAGGAAGG GTTCCTACACCATTCAAGGACGGAGGGTTCGCGTGTACCAGCCAGAGTTTGAGGAGTGCTGGGCCTTGGGACTAGTCTCTCAGCACGACCCTGTATCGCACATCATGGAAATCACCATGGAAAAG GGAGATGAAAATCAGATGGTAGATCCCCGCGTGATCCATGTAATgctcacagaggaggag CTTGGTAAAAATGGTCGACGCAGAAAAGAGAGCGAAACAGGAAAGGCTGATAGTGGACGTAGGCGTAGGACTGCCTCTGAGGGTGAGGATGACATGAACTTGAAACGTTTCAAAGGTGCAGGAGAGGCGGGAACTGAGGGACAAAACTGTGGCGATTCCAACAAAGCCTCTGTGGAAGGGATGGTGATGTGGGGAGGAGAGGCTGGTGGAAGCGAAAGAGTCAGCAGCACCTCCAAAAATGGAAGCTCTTCAGAAGGATCTTTTCCTCAAGGCAGAGTGGCATCCCCCAACACCAATTCCTCACTCCAGATGGAACAATCAAATGCTCCTTCTCCTCGTTACCCTGTCCACATCAAGGAAAACGGACGCTTGCTCTCAACAGTGGGGGCTGCGGACTCCACCAACGCTGTCACTCATactcccacccctcctcccctcaaaCCAGCCCCCTCTCCCTTCTCCAACACATCTTTCCCCTCACTAGGTCAGATGCCAAGCCTGGTCCCTGGAGCTCCTGCCTCGAAGGCCTCCCCAGCCCCCCTGCCAGACAGAGAGGAGCCATCCCAGTCAGCCTACCCTAGAACAGCTGCTCTTGTGTCCCCGGGGCCTGTCACCATCTCCTCATCTTCTCATGGCAGTGGCCCCAGTGTGGCACTTTCAGCCTCTGTGGGTTTCAGCCCTAAATCCTCCAACTGGGGAAACCAGACTGAG GGTTCCAAGGGTTTCCGTGTGCCTCAGGCCATCCCTGCTAGTGCTCCAGTATTTGGAGATGTTACCTCCCAGACCAATGGAGCCCCTGCTACCACCACAGCTTCCCAGGACAACTCCCGGCCctttggctttggctttggAGGGGCAAAGAATGAGACACAATCCCAGCAAGACCAAAACTTGTTTTTCCAGTGTATGTCCCAGAACCCTGGCCCCAACCCAAGTCCAGGTCCTGGTCAGACCCAGTCCAAGGACACCAACTACTTCACTGCAGTGTCAGAGAGCCTTAGTAAAGAGCCCCCAAGCTTGTTCAAGCCTGCGACCTCCGCTGAAGGGCTGAAAAAGCCTGTGGGGGCGCCCTCAACTGGACTTTTTGGGTCGACAACAGCCTCAACTATAGCACCCCACAAAGAGCAGCCCAAAGTGCCTGAGAGCCATCCAACAGGAAATGGTGTGCTCAGCAAGCCATTTGGAGGAGGCATGAGTGGAGGGGGGTTGAGGGGCTCAAACCTGAGTATAGGGGGTCTCACTGCATCCACTGGAGCCCAAGGTGCTGCTAAGAGGAGCGGCAGTAACGGAACTTCTGCCGGGAGCTTAGGACTGCTGTCTGGTGCAAAGACTTCAGACAGCCACCAGAATCTGTTCCTCCAGGCCTCACAAGAACCTTCAAACCCCTTCCTGGCATATGGAGACAAAAACCCTCATACCTCCTTTGCTGGCCTGTCTGGGACTGAGTCACAAGCTCCAGGCCCTGCCTCAGACAGCAAACCAAATCTGTTTACTATGGCAGAGCCACCTAAAGGGATCCTGTCTTCCCCTTTTACACCCCTCTCAGCAAGTGGTTCCCCCAGCTCTTCCTCATCTCCAGGCCCTGCCttaggtcagaggtcacagagtGAAGGGACTAAACccaaggaggagcaggaaagTGGGGAGAGGCCTACATCCACCTCAGGCTTCCCCCTATTTGGAAGCCCCGGCCCTGGTGGAACTGAAGAGGTGCCAACATCTTTTGACCAGAGCCAGACACAGAAGTTTACTCTGGAAGAAAGGGGGCAGGCATCCAAGCGTGACTCTGACTCCAGCAGCAACAGCGACCTGTCAGATCTAAGTGAGAATGAGGAGGGCCCGGAGAGAGGCCAGATCCCAGGAGGACCACCAGGCCCTTCCAAGGATGGGGCGATGCTGCAGAAGAATAAAGCCTCTGGGACTGCCAAGAGCCGGCCACGTAACAAACCTTTCAAAG TGGGCCAGTCAGTGTTAAAAGACCAGACCAAGGTGCGTCGCCTGAAGCAGTCTGGTGAGTCTTTCCTGCAGGATGGCTCCTGCATCAACGTGGCCCCTCACTTACACAAGTGCCGGGAGTGCCGTCTGGAGCGCTACCGTAAATACCGAAATACAGATGACGATACAGACGAAGACGACGATCCTAATGTGGCGTGTCGTTTCTTCCACTTCCGCAG GCTGGCGTTCACACGTAAAGGTGTGTTGCGTGTGGAAGGCTTCCTCAGTCCCCAGCAGAGCGACTCCATGGCCATGGGGCTGTGGCTCCCAGCACCAGCTGTCCAGGAGGGTCTGGATCTGGATACATCCAAGTACATCCTGGCCAATGTGGGAGACCAGTTCTGCCAGTTGGTCATGTCTGAGAAGGAGGCCATGATGATGGTGGAGCCACACC AGAAAGTGGCGTGGAAACGTGCTGTGCGGGGTGTCAGGGAAATGTGTGACGTGTGTGAGACCACCCTGTTCAACATCCATTGGGTGTGTCGCAAGTGTGGCTTTGGAGTGTGTCTGGACTGCTACCGGCTCCGCAGGAATAGGCCTCGGGAGG ATGTAGATGAGGGTCCAGAGGATGAGGTCTTCTCTTGGTTGAAGTGTGCCAAAGGCCAACCTCACGAGCCACAGAACCTCATGCCGACACAGATTATACCTGGGGCAG CTCTCTACAATATAGGCGATATGGTGCACTCAGCTAGAGGCAAGTGGGGTATTAAGGCCAATTGCCCCTGTACCAGTCGACACACCAAGCCTCTAGTGCGCCCTAGTGCCCCCAATGGTATTTCACAG CAGTCAACAGCAAGCAGTGGCAGTGGCCTGGGAGCTCCAGCCTCTAGTGTCGGCGCTGCTCCCAAACAAGAGGGGGAATCATCAGCAATTAAAACAGAACCTACACAAATAGCAACATCAACAGACATTGGGGGTGGTGAAATTGCAGAAAGCACCAGTGGTACAAGTGCCCCAGGTAACGTCTCTCAGTCCTCTGCCAAGGATTCACGCTCCTCAGGAGAGGGCAacagctctgctctgcactggcTGGCAGACTTGGCCACACAGAAAGCCAAGGATGACACAAAAG AATCTGGTTCGCTCCGCTCGATGATGAGTCGAGACAGTCGGCCACCGTTTGGCCTGGACTCTCTCAGTGCCCTATCAAAACCCTCTGCTTCCAGCCCTAAGCTGTTTAACAGCCTGCTACTGGGCTCCAGCATGGCCCAGCCCAAGCCTGAGGGTTCCAGTCTCCGGGACCTGCTGAACTCTGGCCCTGGCAGGCTCCCCCAGGGTCCCGGAGAGAGTGGTGTACCCTTCCCTTCTGTCTTTACCTCAACAGGC GGTGACAAACTGAAGGGCAGCCTCCCCAACTTTCTGGATCACATCATTGCCTCCGTGGTGGAGACCAAAAAGGCTGAGGGGCGTCGCACGGGAGCCGCTGAGGGTGGTGAGCTTGGTGTACTGGGGGGCCGCAGGGACGGAGTGATGGGTCTCAGTGTTCTGGACCCACATACCTCCCACTCCTGGCTCTGTGATGGAAGACTCCTTTGCCTACAGGATCCCGGCAACAGCAACAACTGGAAGATCTTCAGAGAGTGCTGGAAGCAGGGACAA CCTGTTTTAGTGTCAGGGATACATAAACGTCTAAAAGGTAACTTGTGGCGGCCTGAGGCCTTCAGTGAGGAGTTTGGAGACCAGGATGTAGACCTCGTCAACTGTAGAAACTGTGCCATCATCTCTGATGTCAAGGTGCGAGACTTCTGGGACGGATTTCAGGTCATCTCCA AGCGACTGCAGGATAATGAAGGCCAACCCATGGTGTTGAAATTAAAGGACTGGCCTCCAGGAGAAGACTTCAGGGACATGATGCCCACACG GTTTGAGGATCTAATGGATAACCTCCCCTTGCCAGAGTACACAAAAAGAGATGGCCGTCTAAATCTGGCAGCCCGTTTGCCCAACTTTTTTGTGCGTCCTGACCTGGGGCCTAAGATGTACAACGCCTatg GCCTGATCTCGACTGAGGACAGGAAGGTGGGCACCACTAACCTCCATCTGGATGTGTCTGATGCCGTCAATGTCATGGTCTACGTAGGCATCCCTCAAGGAGAGACAGACCATGAGCAGG AGGTCATAACCACCATTGAGGAGGGTGATGTTGATGAAATGACGAAGAGGCGGGTGTACGAGGCAAAGGAGAAACCTGGAGCACTTTGGCACATCTATGCTGCCAAGGATGCTGAGAAGATCAGAGAACTGCTCCGCAAG GTTGGAGAGGAGCAGGGTCAGGAGAACCCTCCGGACCATGACCCCATCCACGACCAGAGCTGGTACCTGGACCAGGTGCTCCGCCGCAGGCTGTATGAAGAATACGGTGTCCAAGGCTGGGCCATTGTACAATTCTTAGGCGATGCTGTCTTTATCCCTGCCGGGGCTCCACACCAG GTCCACAACCTTTACAGCTGTATCAAGGTGGCGGAGGACTTTGTATCCCCAGAGCATGTGAAGCACTGTTTCAGACTGACCCAGGAGTTCAGACACCTGTCCACCACTCACTCCAACCACGAGGACAAGCTACAG GTGAAGAACATCATTTATCATGCAGTGAAGGACGCTGTTGGGACACTGAAGGCTCATGAACCTAAACTAGCACGCCCTTAG